The Halobacterium hubeiense genome contains the following window.
TCGGTCGTCTCGGGCGAGGCCGAGGGCGACATCGTCACCGTCAACGCCAGCGGCGTGACGGTCCGGGACGTCTGGGTGCGCAACGCCGGCTACAGCACCGCGGACAACGACGCCGCCGTCTGGGTCGCCGCCCCCGACGCCACGCTCGCGGACGCGCGCGTGACGAACACCACGTTCGGCGTCTGGGTGGACGGCGTGCCCGACGCGACCGTCCGGAACACCACCATCGTCGGCCGCGAGTCCATCGACCGGCTCTCGAACCGCGGGAACGGCGTCCAGCTGTGGCGCGCCAACGACGCCGAGCTCGCGGACAACCGCATCACGGACGTCCGCGACGGCGTCTACTTCTCGTGGAGCTCCGGCGTCGTCGCGTCGAACAACACGATGTGGAATCTGAGGTACGGCGTCCACTACATGTACTCGGACCGCAACCGGCTCGCGAACAACACCGCGTTCGGCAACGACGTCGGCTACGCGCTGATGGTCTCCGACGACCTCGAAATCGTGGACAACGTCGCCGTCAACAACTCCGGCACGAGCGGCCACGGCGTCCTCGTGAAGGAGGTCGATCACTCCACCATCGCGGGCAACGATTTCGTCGGCAACGACAACGGCATCTTCGTCTACAACTCCCTGGACGACGCGTTCCGGGACAACCTCGTGCTCGCCAACGACGTCGGCGTCCACCTCACCGCGGGGAGCGTGGACATGGACGCGTCGGGGAACTCGTTCGTCGACAACGCGGACGCGATGTACGCCGTCGTCGGCGAGCAGGTCGCGTGGAACGCCAGCGACCGCGGCAACTACTGGAGCGACGCCAGCCCCGTCGACGTCGACCACGACGGCGTCAGCGAGGTGCGCTTCCAGCCCGACGGCACCGTCGAGAACCTCGCGCGCGAGCACCCCGAGACGCGCGTGTTCGCGTCCAGCCCGGCGTTCGACGCGGTCCGGCTGGCGGGCCGCTCGGTGCCGCTCGTGGACGCGCCCGGCGTCGTCGACCACCACCCCCTCGCGACCCCCGCACACGACAACTGGAGGCGATACTATGAGTGACCCCGCAATCGACATCCGCGACGCACAGAAGTCCTACGGCACAGTCACCGCGCTCGACGGCGCGAGTCTCTCCGTCGAGCGCGGGGAGACGCTCGGGCTCGTCGGCCGCAACGGCGCCGGCAAGACGACGCTGTTCAAGCTGCTCGTCGGCCACGACACGCCCGACGCGGGCAGCGTCACGGTCGCCGGCCTGCCGCCGTCGGCGGGCACCGCGCTCCGCGAGCGCGTCGGCTATCTCCCCGAGCACGCCGGCTTCCCGCCGTCGCTGACGGGCCGCGAGGTGCTGTCGTTCCACGCTCGCGTGCGCGGCGTCCCCGCCGACGCGCGGGACCGCCGCGTCGAGCGCGTGCTTCGAACGGTCGGCCTCGCGGACGCCGCGGACCGCCGCGTCGGCGGCTACTCGAACGGCATGAACCGCCGGCTCGGGCTCGCGACCGCGCTCGTCGGCGACCCCGAGGTGCTGTTGCTGGACGAGCCGACCGCCGGCCTCGACCCCGCGGGCGTCGCGGACTTCCACGCCATCGTGGACGCGCTCGCCACCGAGACGGACGTGACAGTGCTGGTCACCTCCCACGTCCTCCCGGAGATCGAGCGCCTCTGCGACCGCGTCGCGGTCCTCGAAGACGGCGACATCTCCGTCTCGGGGAGCGTCGACGACCTCCGGCGCGCCGCCGCCGACACCGTCTCCGTGGACGCGACCGTCGCCGGGGACGCGGACGCGGCCGCTGGCGCGCTGGCGACCGAGGACGGCGTGGTTCGCGCGTCCGCGGACGGCGCCCGCGTCCACCTCGACTGCGAGCGCGACGCCGTCTTCGACGCGCTGGACGCGCTCCGGGAGGTCGCCGACGTCGAATCCGTGGAGGTCACGGAACCCGGCCTCGACGCCGTGTTCCGCGAGGAGGTCGCGGCCGGCGGCGACGTCGCAGTCGAAACGGGGGGTGAGCGGGCGTGACCGCAGACAGCACCGACGCCGGGGACGAGCAGCCCGCGACCGACGGCGGCGCGGCCGCGGTCGTCGACGAGTCCCCGGAGTTCGCGACCGACGGCGCGACGGCGACCGACCTCGTGGAGCGCGGTGGACTCCGTGACACCGTCCGCGGCACCGTCGAGGTCGCCGCCCGCGAGTACCGCCTCGCGGTCCGCCGGCGCTGGGCGGTCGGCGCCGCGGTCGTGTTCGCGCTGTTCTCGGTGGCGCTGGTCGTGCTGGGCGGGTCGGAAGTCGGGCCGACGCGCGTCGGCGCGGTGCTCGCGAGCTTCGCGCAGGTCGGGGTCTACGTCGTCCCGCTGGTCGCGCTCGCTGCGGGCTACGACGCCATCGTCGGCGCCGACGAGTCCGGCAGCCTCGAGATGCTGCTCGCGCTCCCGCTGTCGAATCTCTCGGTGGTCGTCGGGAAGTACGCGGGCCGGGCGGCCGCGGTCGGCGGCGGGATGCTCGTCGGGTTCGCGGTCGGCGGCGCCCTGCTCGTCCGGTACGCCGGCGTGGGCGTCGTTGGCGCGTACGCGTGGGTGGCGCTGGTCGCCGTCGCCGCGGCACTGGCGTTCCTCGGCGTCGGCGTGCTCGCGTCCGCGCTCGCAAGCGAGAAGACGCGGGCGCTCGGCGCCGCGCTCGCGGCGTGGGTGTGGTTCGTGCTCGTCCACGACCTCGTCGCGCTCGGCGCCGTCGCCTCCTTCGACCTCCCGCAGTGGGTGGTGTCGGTGGCCGTGTTCGCCAACCCCGCGGACCTCTTCCGCGTGCTCGTGCTCCGCACCGTCTCCACGACCGCGGGCGGCATCGCCGGCGTCCTCACCGGCGCCGGGCTGAGTCAGGGCGTGTTACTGGCGGCGCTCGCGGCGTGGATACTCGTCCCCGTCACCGGCGCGGTCGCCGCGCTCGGCCGGCGCTCCGTCTAGGAGTCCTCGCGCTGCCACGCGGTCACGCGGAACCGCCGGTAGCCGCCGTGGGACGCCTCCAGCGCGCCCATCCACCAGTTCCAGCGCTCCGCCGGCGACCCGCCCGGCGCGTCCGTCAGCTGGTCGACGACGGCCTCCGCGGTCACCTCGAAGTCGAGGTCGTCGGCGAGCACGCCGGCGTCGGCGAGGTCGCCGGCCGTCCGCGCGACCACGCGGCGCTCCGCGGGCGTCCCGCCGAACTCGGCGTCGAGGCGGTCCATCAGGTGTCGGCGGTCCATGCCAGTCACCGCGTGGTTGTGTGGGCCGCGCCTTCAACGCTCGGGTCGCCGCCACCCCCCCAACATCCGCAATTCCCCGTCGTGGGGCGTCCTGCCGCCGGGAGCGGCTTCGACGGGTTTTTGAACTGCGCCCGACTGGTTTCACGCATGGCTACGTTCCAAGTTGTCGTCGCCGACCCCGAGTCGGGGCGAAGCTACCAGCAGGAGGTAGACGGACAGGACGCGAACCGGTTCCTCGGCCTCGAACTCGGCGACGAAGTCGACGGCGAAGCCGTCGGCCTCGACGGCTACACCGTCGAAATCACTGGCGGCAGCGACGCCGCCGGCCGACCGATGCGCAACGACGTCAACGGCTCCGCGCTCAAGGACGTGCTGCTCACTGGCGGTCCCGGCTTCAACCCCGAGGACGACGGCGAGCGCAAGCGCGTCACCGTCCGCGGGAAGGAGGTCTCCGAGGAAGTCGCCCAGCTCAACGTCTCCATCAGCGAGCGCGGCGAGGAGTCCGTCGAGTCCCTCTACGGCGAGGGCGACGCCGAGGACGAGGACGCCGAGGAAGCCGAAGCCTAACGGAACGCCACGCTTTTTCGCGGTCGCCGCGTATTCGTCGCCGTGAGCGACTACGACGCGTATCTCGCCGGCGACAGGACCGACGACGTCGCACTCTACCTCTCCGAGTCGTACGTCTCCGACGTCGAGAAGCTAGCCGACCGCGACGACGCCGAACGGGTCGAGGACGGCGTCGTGCTCGTCGTCGAGGGCGAGCGCGGCCGCAGCGTCTTCAAGTCGATTACGGGGATGGGCGCGATGGACTTCGGGTCCGCCGCGATGGACAACCCCGGGCACGTGGACGGCGACCTCGCGGGCGGCGACTGCCCGCACGCAAGCGACGGCCCACAGGAGCACAGCGCGCAGTTCGCGTTCTCGTTCGCCGAGCCGCAGAACGAGGAGGTCGGCGGGCTCTACGCTGAGGGCGACGTCATCCACGCCTACGTCTACTGTTCCTGCGGCGAGTCGTACTCCGACAAGTGGCTCGCGGGCGAGCGCTAGCTACGACTCCTCGGGCTCTTCCTCGGGGTCGAGGTTGCGGAAGCCGTCGAGGATGACCTGTTTCGCGGTCGCGCCCTGCGACGTCCAGTGGTTCGCGTAGTCGAGCATGTCCTCGTAGATGTCGGGCTTGCAGCCCGCCGCCTTCGGGTGGCCGCCGCCGTTGACCTGACGGGCGACCTCGTGGGCGCGCTGGAAGTCCTCGGTGCCGCGGATGCTCGCGCTCCCGGAGGGCTTGACGATGACGGCGGCGTCGGCGCCCTGTTCGCGCAGCGCTTCCGCGACCTCGTTCTGCGAGCAACGGCCGTAGGTCACGCCGACCGTCCACCCGTTGACCTCGCGCAGCGACGCTCGCGCGACCGCGCGGTCGATGAGGTCGTTCTTCTCGACGCGGCGCTCCTCGAGGAACTCCATGACGTCCTCGGGGAGGTCGGCGCCGTGCTCCTGAATCGTCTCCATGTACTCGTCGGTGTCCACCCAGTAGGAGTAGTCCGCGAGGTCGTCGCTGCGCGGGTCCTCCTTCAGCCAGAGGTCGTGGTCGCGGGTGACCGCCGCCAGCTCCTTGAGGTACCGCGGCAGGTCCGCGTCGACCGAGCGCACCGCGACGTCGGCGGTGCACTCCTCCTCGGAGTCGCCGATGACGAGGTCCACGCCCGCCTCCCGGACGGCGGCCTCGACGTCCTCGGTCCACTGGTGGTGGTCGTACCAGTGGACGTCGCCGGCGTGCTCGACGAGGTACGCCAGTTCGTCCTCGACGTAGCGGAACTCGTCGGGGCAGAGGTCGCAGACGAACACCGTCGCGCCGTCCGCGCCGAACTCCGCGGCGCGCCGCAGGCCGTCTTCGAGTTCGTGGGGGCCGGCGGGCACGAGCGCCGCGTCGCCGTACACCTCGCGGACGATGGCCGCACACGCCATCCCGTCGGCGTCCGGGTCCGCGACGACGAGGACGTCCGCGCCCTCGGCCTCCTCGCGAATCTCTCGGTCCTTGCGCTCCTCGTGGATGCTGTCCGGGATGAAGAAGCCCTTGCCGGGGAGCAGTGACTTCCGCTCCAGCGGCATGTCTTCGTCCTCGATGACCCAATCTTCCATACCGGAGGGAGGCGCGGCCGCGCAAAGAACCCCGTGGTTGGTCGCCCTACTCGCTGTCGTCGAGCTGGCGCACTGTCAGCACGGGCACCGGGCACGTCCGCACGACGCGCTCGGCGACGCTCCCGATGAGAAAGCGGTTCTCGCCGTGGCGGCCCCGCGTCCCCGTCGCCACCACGTCGGCGTCCACGTCGCGGGCGTACTGGCTGATTTCCGCGGCCGGCCGGCCCTCGCGGACCGCCGTCGTCACGCGCCGGTCGGCCTCGTCGGCGATGTCCGCGACGGCCTCCTCGCCGCGCTCTTCGAGGGCGTCGTGCATCTCCTCGCGGACCTCCGCGGGCGCGCTCTCGACCTCGCTCTCCTCTAAGACGTACAGCGCGTGCACGTCCGCATCGAAACGCTCCGCGAAGTCGAGCGCGACCGCGACGGCGCGCCCCACGCTCTCGGAGCCGTCGGTCGCGATGACCACCGTCTCTATCATACCCGACGCTGGGCGCCCGCGCCCCTTAAACCCACGCGGCAGTGGCGCCCGCACACGCGGAGCGCTTTAGTAGCCCGCCCGCGCAGACCCAGCCATGACCCTCGAAGTGGACACCGTGCTCGTGCCCGTGGACGGGACCGACGCCTCGGTCACGGCCGCCGAGTACGCGTTCGCGGTCGCGGACCGCTACGACGCTGACGCCCACGCGCTGTACGTCCTCGGCGAGACGGTCAGCCGCGGCATCCACGCCGGCGAAGTCGACGAACCCGAACTCGCCGACGAGACCCGGACGTTCCTCAACGACGTCGAGGAGCTCGCGCCCGAGGACGTCCGCGTCGACTCCACCATCGCGTACGGGTTCTCCACGACGCGCAAACTCCAGCACCCCGGCAGCGTCATCCTCGACTGCGCCGCCGACGTCGACGCCGACTTCCTCACCATCCCCCGCGAGGGGATGCTCGACGAGACCGGCGACGTCCTCGAGAAGGCCGCCGAGTACGTGCTGCTGTACGCCAGCCAGCCCGTCCTCTCAGTCTGACTCTCCGGCCGGCTCGCCGTCTGCCTCCGCGATTCGCGTCTTCACGAGCCTGTCCACCTGCGTGAACAGCGAGTGGACGAGCACCCACGTCGCGGCCAGCGCGAACGCGCCCGCCAGCAGCGCGCCGGCGGTGCCGGTCGGCACCAGAATCGCCTGCAGCGTGACCAGCGCCACCCACGCCAGCACCGCGTGGAGCGTGAACCGGTTCGCCCGCGAGACGTGTTCGTCGGACCAATCAGGGGACATAGTCGGGCGTTCTGGCGCGCTCGACAAAACAGTATCCGAACCGCGTCAGTTCAGCCGAATCGCCATCTCCATCTCGAAGCTCTCGGCCGCGGCCGTCTCGAAGCCGACCTTCTCGTAGAGCGCGACCGCCGGCCGATTCCACCGCTCGACGGTGAGCCAGACGTACTCCGCGCCCTGCTGTTGCCCGTGGCCGAGCAGGGCCTCGATGAGCTTCGTGCCGATGCCCGCGCCCTGGAAGTCCTGATGCACGAAGATGGCGAGCTCGTACGTCGTCTCGTTGTCCGGCACGAGCGTCGCGTGGCCCGCCACCTCGTCGCCGTGCCACGCCAGCACGTCGTAGCCGTCCTGCTCGAAGAGGTTCGCCAGCCACTCCCGGATGCGGTCCTCGCCGACCGGCGGCACGCCCTGCGCGCGGTCCGCCGGGTCGAACTCCACGTACATCTCCACGACCGCCTCGAAGGCGTCGTCGCCCGGGCCGTGCTCGCCCTCCCACGCCCGCACGTCGATGGTCCGCCCGTCGCCGTCCTCGAACTCCCGCGGCGGCCGCGGGAACTCCTCGACCACCTCGTCGGGGTACGCGCGTTCGTCGGTCATGCTAACGCACCAACTTCACGGACACGCGCGCGTTCAACAGCACGAACTCCGCGATGTTCCCGAGGCGAATCTTCCCCATCGGGCTGCGCTGGCCGCCCCCGAGCACGATCTGGTCGAACTCCTCGCTCTCCGCCAACTGCACGATGCTACTCCCCGGGTCGCCCGAGAGCCGCCGCACGTCCGCCTCCAGTCCCGCCTCCGTCAGCGTCTCTCGGGCCACGTCCACGAGGTCATCCGGCTCCCGGTCGCTGTCGGGGTTCTCCACGACCGCCACCGTCACCTCGTCGCCCGTCTCGACCGCTCGCTCGACCGTCTCGTGGAGCGCGTCGAGGGAGTCGTCTGCACCGCCGATGCCCAGCAGCACTTTCATAGTCGGACTGTCAGCGCCGCCGAGTAAAAGGATTCGGCTGGGAGACGGTGAGCGGAGCGAACCGTCTCCGAATACGTGAGCGGGGAGCGAAGCGACCCGCGAATTGGGGGATTCCGAGCGAAGCGAAGAATCCCTGGCTACGTGAACGGCGACCGCAGGGAGCCGTGAACCGGGCGGCGACGAGCGACGCGAGTCGCCTCCGAACAAGTGAGCGAGCGGTCACTCAGTCCCCGTCTGCCACACCTCGTGGGCCAGCGCCGCGACCATGACGCCGAACACCACGACGTGTACGGCCTCGTACAGCGTGCCGACGATGCTCGCTCCGTCCGTGACGAGCCCGCGAAATACGTCCGGACGGAAGGATACCCACGTGAGACACGCGAGGACGAGCACGCCCGCCTGCCCCCACTTCCGTAGCACACGTTCGACCGCCATACACTCGCGTACGCGTGCGCAGCGCACTTATATCGTTATCTGGCTTCGACCGCCGCTCGCGGGTCGCTTCGCTCACGGTTCACTCTGTTCAACGTTCGCCGTAACGAGGAGTCTCACTCCGCTCGGCTCCTTGCCGGGACTCGCGGCTCCCGTCGGTCGCCGCTCGCTTCAACGTGCTCTCCCTGCGGTCGAGCACGCTCCCGGCGACACGCTTTTGCGCTCAACACGGCAACCCTACTCCATGCCCGAACGCGCTTCTCCCGCAGACTGGGACCTCACGCCGGCCGTCGAGCCGGCGGAGGGCTCGACCGACGACGCCGACGACGTGCCCGAGGACGTCCGCGAGTACGCGCGGTTCTCGAAGATGGACGGCGCGCAGTACGACCGCGTCAACGAGTTTCTCCGGGACCGCACGTACATCACGGCCCGCGAATGGGCGATTGCGCGGCTCTGCGCGGACTTCCGCACGGAGACCGGCGTGGAGATGACGAAAATCGGGGAGAACCTCCCGGAGCTGGTGCCGTTCATGACCGACACGTACAGCCCGCAGGCGGTCAATCAGGCGCGGTCGGCGTTCGAGGACAAGGTGCGGATGGCGGGCGCGACGTTCCTCTACGGCGCGATGTCCGGGTTCTTCACGGCCGACGAGCTCGACGACCTGATGTACGAGGTGACGGAGGTTGCGAAGTTCCTGTTGGAGGTCGAGGGCGTGGACCTCGCCGTCGAGGAGGAGTTAGAGGCCGAGGAGCGCATCTCGTCGGTGATGCGTGACGTGCGCTCCGCGAGCGACGAGCTGCGCCACGACGGCACCGAGTGCCCGAACTGCGGGCACACCATCGACGCGGACGCCAGCGCCGACGATTAGGCGTTGGGCTGTTCGGGGAGGAACGGGGCGACGTTCTCGTGGACGAACTCCACGTAGTCGTCGTTCAGCCGGCGGCAGAATAGCCGGAGTTCGCCGCTCTCGCGAATCGTATCGAGCTTCTCCGCGGAGGACGCGGTGTCGTAGTACGCGGGCACGAACACCGCGGTCTCGCTGTCGGGGTCTTTCTCCACGACGAGCAGGTACGTCGTGGTGTCCGCGGCGGCTTGGAACACGTCCACGTCCGTGAACGACGCGTCCGCCGCGAGGGCTTCGAGGTCCTCGTACTCGTCGCCCGGCAACACCACGTCGAGGCCGGTGCGGAACTCCGAGTCCACGAGCACCGAGTCGCCGGGGTGCAGTTCCAGCGTCGTCCAGCCGCGGTCGCGGTACGCCTCCGCGGTCGCCGCCATGTCCTCGACGACGGCCTGCCAGCCCTGCTCGGTGGGCTGGCTGGTCGGGCCGCCCTCGGCGGGGGTCTCGGTCATGTCTGTGTCGCGGGCGGCGCCGGGGATAAGCGTTGCCCAAGTCCCGCAAGGTATTTCTTGAGTGGACTGCGAATTCTGCCCAGTGACTGACCTCCTGTCGCTCTCCGGCCTGCGGACGCAGTTCGAGACCGAACGCGGCGCGGTGAAGGCCGTGGACGGCATCGACCTCACCATCGAGGAGGGCGAGACCGTCGGCCTCGTCGGCGAGTCCGGCTCCGGGAAGAGCGTCACGGCACTGTCGGCGATGGACCTCGTCGACGACCCCGGTGACGTCGTGGACGGGCGCGTGACGTTCCGCGCGGCGGACCTCGCCGCGGACCTCGCGGGCGACTTCGAGGGGAGCGTCGTCCCCTATCCGTTCGAACTCGTGGACGCGGTCTGGGAAGTCGTCGGCGACCTCCGCGTCGGCGAGGGCGTCGAGTCGATGCCCGCGGAACTGCGCGGGATGGCCGACGACCTCGCGGGCGAGGACGACCCCGCGGCCCTCGCGGACTCCCTGCGGGAGGCCGCCGACCGGCTGGCCGACGGCGCGACAGAGTCCGTCGTCGCTGACACCCTCGAAACCGCCATCGAGGACGCCGACGACGGCTTCGTCTACGTGGACGACGACGCGCGCGCTGACCTACTGAGCGGAGCGGACGCGGCCGACGTCGAGGTGACCGACGGCGTCCTCGACCTCACCGACGCGCCCGAGGAGGCGATGCGGAAGGTGCGGGGCGGCGAGATGGGGATGATCTTCCAGGACCCGATGACGTCGCTGAACCCCGCGGTGACCGTCGGCGAGCAGGTCGCCGAGTCGCTGCGCCTCCACCGCTACGGTGACCGCAAGCGGGACACGTGGCTGAACGCGATTCGCGAGATTCTCCCGAAGGTCGGCGGCCGCGAGCACGACGAGGAGGTCTTCGAGGACGTCGTCGACATCCTCACGGAGGTCGGGATTCCGGAGGCGACGACCCGCCTCGACGAGTACCCCCACGAGTTCTCCGGGGGGATGCGCCAGCGCGTGCTCATCGCCATCGCGCTGGCGTGCCAGCCGCGGCTGCTGGTCGCCGACGAGCCGACGACGGCGCTGGACGTGACCATCCAAGCGCAGATTCTGGACCTCATCGACGACCTCCAGGAGGAGTTCGGGATGTCCGTGCTGATGATTACCCACGACCTCGGCGTGGTCGCGGAGACCTGCGACCGCGTGGCGGTGATGTACGCGGGCGAAATCGTCGAGGAGGGCCCCGTCGAGGAGATATTCCACAACCCCAGCCACCCGTACACGTACACGCTGCTGGAGTCGATTCCCACCGAGGACAAGGAGCGCCTGACGCCCATCGAGGGCAACGTCCCGGACCTCATCGACATGCCCGAGGGCTGCCACTTCGCGGACCGCTGCCCGTGGGCCCAGCCAGAGTGCCGGGAGGGCGAGATTCCGTTCCTCCAGCACGGCCCCGAGGACGTCGACCACCGCTCGAAGTGCATCGTCCCGGAGTTCGACGAGAGCGAGTACGGCGTCGAGGGCGTCTCCTCGCGGACCGACCACGAGGTCGGCGAGCCGCTCGTGGAACTCCAGGAGATGCGCAAGTACTACGAGCAGGAGGACAGCTGGTTCGACCGGTTCTTCCCGGGCGAGGAGCCCAGCGTGAAGGCCGTGGACGGCGTCAGCCTCGACGTCCACGAGGGCGAGACGCTCGGCCTCGTCGGGGAGTCCGGCTGCGGGAAGTCCACGGCGGGCCGGGCGCTGCTCCACCTCGACCCGCCGACCGACGGCACGGTCGTGTTCGCGGGCGACGACCTCGGGAGCCTCTCGAAGACCGAACTCCGCGAGAAGCGCAAGGACATGCAGATGGTGTTCCAGGATCCGATGTCGAGCCTGGACCCGCGGATGACGGTCGGGCAGACGGTGATGGAGCCGCTGAAGATTCACGAGCTCGCGGAGGGCCACCGCCGCCAGCGCGTCGTCGAACTCCTCGAAGAGGTGGGGCTGGACCCCAGCCAGTACGACCGCTATCCCCACGAGCTGTCGGGCGGGCAGCGCCAGCGCGTCGGCATCGCGCGGGCGCTGGCGGTCGACCCGGACTTCATCGTCGCCGACGAGCCCGTCTCGGCGCTGGACGTCTCCGTGCAGGCCCAGATTATCAACCTCATGGAGGACCTCCAGGAGGAGTACGGGCTGACGTACCTGTTCATCGCCCACGACCTCTCCGTGGTGCGTCACATCTCCGACCGCGTGGCGGTGATGTACCTCGGGGAAATCGTGGAGGTCGCCGGGACGGACGAGCTGTTCGGCGACCCCAAGCACCCCTACACGAACGCGTTGCTGTCCGCGATTCCCGAGCCCGACCCGCTCGCGGAGACCGGCGACCGCACCATCCTGAAGGGGGACGTTCCCTCTCCCATCGACCCGCCGTCGGGCTGTCACTTCCGCACGCGGTGCCCGTCGGTGATTCCGCCCGAGGACCTCGACATCGAGCAGGAGCGCTACCGCGAGGTGATGTTCTACCGGCAGCGCGTGGAGGCCCGGGACATCGACCTCGACGCCGCGCGCGAGCGGGCGGCCGACGCGGCGGCCGGCGACCGAGCAGTCGCGGACGGCGGTAGCGGCCTCCACGCGGTCCTCCACGACCAGTTCTTCGACGAGCCGCTCGCCGGCCGGGCGCGCGACGCGGTCGAGGAGTCGTTCGACCACCTCGCGGAGGGCGACTGGGAGGCCGCCGAAGACGTCCTCCGCGAGACCTTCGAGAGCGTCTGCGAGCGCGAGGACCCCCACCTCGGCGACGACGACCACCCCGCGGCGTGCCACCTGTTCGCGG
Protein-coding sequences here:
- the nosD gene encoding nitrous oxide reductase family maturation protein NosD, giving the protein MTDRRTERWFAAVAVVLLVASVGAVVADPGGEASGSPEVAFDAPVPAEYDFGLSAVGERGDGYAAIDGERYDTLAAAVGAAEPGDTVAVHGHVAGPVSVETPNVTIAGESPSQSVVSGEAEGDIVTVNASGVTVRDVWVRNAGYSTADNDAAVWVAAPDATLADARVTNTTFGVWVDGVPDATVRNTTIVGRESIDRLSNRGNGVQLWRANDAELADNRITDVRDGVYFSWSSGVVASNNTMWNLRYGVHYMYSDRNRLANNTAFGNDVGYALMVSDDLEIVDNVAVNNSGTSGHGVLVKEVDHSTIAGNDFVGNDNGIFVYNSLDDAFRDNLVLANDVGVHLTAGSVDMDASGNSFVDNADAMYAVVGEQVAWNASDRGNYWSDASPVDVDHDGVSEVRFQPDGTVENLAREHPETRVFASSPAFDAVRLAGRSVPLVDAPGVVDHHPLATPAHDNWRRYYE
- a CDS encoding ABC transporter ATP-binding protein, which encodes MSDPAIDIRDAQKSYGTVTALDGASLSVERGETLGLVGRNGAGKTTLFKLLVGHDTPDAGSVTVAGLPPSAGTALRERVGYLPEHAGFPPSLTGREVLSFHARVRGVPADARDRRVERVLRTVGLADAADRRVGGYSNGMNRRLGLATALVGDPEVLLLDEPTAGLDPAGVADFHAIVDALATETDVTVLVTSHVLPEIERLCDRVAVLEDGDISVSGSVDDLRRAAADTVSVDATVAGDADAAAGALATEDGVVRASADGARVHLDCERDAVFDALDALREVADVESVEVTEPGLDAVFREEVAAGGDVAVETGGERA
- a CDS encoding ABC transporter permease, with the translated sequence MTADSTDAGDEQPATDGGAAAVVDESPEFATDGATATDLVERGGLRDTVRGTVEVAAREYRLAVRRRWAVGAAVVFALFSVALVVLGGSEVGPTRVGAVLASFAQVGVYVVPLVALAAGYDAIVGADESGSLEMLLALPLSNLSVVVGKYAGRAAAVGGGMLVGFAVGGALLVRYAGVGVVGAYAWVALVAVAAALAFLGVGVLASALASEKTRALGAALAAWVWFVLVHDLVALGAVASFDLPQWVVSVAVFANPADLFRVLVLRTVSTTAGGIAGVLTGAGLSQGVLLAALAAWILVPVTGAVAALGRRSV
- a CDS encoding 30S ribosomal protein S6e, coding for MATFQVVVADPESGRSYQQEVDGQDANRFLGLELGDEVDGEAVGLDGYTVEITGGSDAAGRPMRNDVNGSALKDVLLTGGPGFNPEDDGERKRVTVRGKEVSEEVAQLNVSISERGEESVESLYGEGDAEDEDAEEAEA
- a CDS encoding DUF5807 family protein, with amino-acid sequence MSDYDAYLAGDRTDDVALYLSESYVSDVEKLADRDDAERVEDGVVLVVEGERGRSVFKSITGMGAMDFGSAAMDNPGHVDGDLAGGDCPHASDGPQEHSAQFAFSFAEPQNEEVGGLYAEGDVIHAYVYCSCGESYSDKWLAGER
- a CDS encoding DHH family phosphoesterase, whose translation is MEDWVIEDEDMPLERKSLLPGKGFFIPDSIHEERKDREIREEAEGADVLVVADPDADGMACAAIVREVYGDAALVPAGPHELEDGLRRAAEFGADGATVFVCDLCPDEFRYVEDELAYLVEHAGDVHWYDHHQWTEDVEAAVREAGVDLVIGDSEEECTADVAVRSVDADLPRYLKELAAVTRDHDLWLKEDPRSDDLADYSYWVDTDEYMETIQEHGADLPEDVMEFLEERRVEKNDLIDRAVARASLREVNGWTVGVTYGRCSQNEVAEALREQGADAAVIVKPSGSASIRGTEDFQRAHEVARQVNGGGHPKAAGCKPDIYEDMLDYANHWTSQGATAKQVILDGFRNLDPEEEPEES
- a CDS encoding universal stress protein, which gives rise to MIETVVIATDGSESVGRAVAVALDFAERFDADVHALYVLEESEVESAPAEVREEMHDALEERGEEAVADIADEADRRVTTAVREGRPAAEISQYARDVDADVVATGTRGRHGENRFLIGSVAERVVRTCPVPVLTVRQLDDSE
- a CDS encoding universal stress protein codes for the protein MTLEVDTVLVPVDGTDASVTAAEYAFAVADRYDADAHALYVLGETVSRGIHAGEVDEPELADETRTFLNDVEELAPEDVRVDSTIAYGFSTTRKLQHPGSVILDCAADVDADFLTIPREGMLDETGDVLEKAAEYVLLYASQPVLSV
- a CDS encoding GNAT family N-acetyltransferase — its product is MTDERAYPDEVVEEFPRPPREFEDGDGRTIDVRAWEGEHGPGDDAFEAVVEMYVEFDPADRAQGVPPVGEDRIREWLANLFEQDGYDVLAWHGDEVAGHATLVPDNETTYELAIFVHQDFQGAGIGTKLIEALLGHGQQQGAEYVWLTVERWNRPAVALYEKVGFETAAAESFEMEMAIRLN
- a CDS encoding universal stress protein codes for the protein MKVLLGIGGADDSLDALHETVERAVETGDEVTVAVVENPDSDREPDDLVDVARETLTEAGLEADVRRLSGDPGSSIVQLAESEEFDQIVLGGGQRSPMGKIRLGNIAEFVLLNARVSVKLVR
- a CDS encoding DUF5806 family protein, with the translated sequence MPERASPADWDLTPAVEPAEGSTDDADDVPEDVREYARFSKMDGAQYDRVNEFLRDRTYITAREWAIARLCADFRTETGVEMTKIGENLPELVPFMTDTYSPQAVNQARSAFEDKVRMAGATFLYGAMSGFFTADELDDLMYEVTEVAKFLLEVEGVDLAVEEELEAEERISSVMRDVRSASDELRHDGTECPNCGHTIDADASADD
- a CDS encoding DUF7529 family protein, giving the protein MTETPAEGGPTSQPTEQGWQAVVEDMAATAEAYRDRGWTTLELHPGDSVLVDSEFRTGLDVVLPGDEYEDLEALAADASFTDVDVFQAAADTTTYLLVVEKDPDSETAVFVPAYYDTASSAEKLDTIRESGELRLFCRRLNDDYVEFVHENVAPFLPEQPNA